In Vigna angularis cultivar LongXiaoDou No.4 chromosome 8, ASM1680809v1, whole genome shotgun sequence, one DNA window encodes the following:
- the LOC108344132 gene encoding PTI1-like tyrosine-protein kinase At3g15890, whose amino-acid sequence MNLKQYCCFLSDEGQSKIQIARKKNNRDYPWEMYTLKELLRATNNFHQDNKIGEGGFGSVYFGRTSKGVQIAVKRLKTMTAKAEMEFAVEVEVLGRVRHKNLLGLRGFYAGGDERLIVYDYMPNHSLLTHLHGPLAKECQLDWARRMSIAIGAAEGLLYLHHESTPHIIHRDIKASNVLLDSEFQSKVADFGFAKLVPDGVTHMTTKVKGTLGYLAPEYAMWGKVSESCDVYSFGILLLEIISAKKPIEKFPGGVKRDIVQWATPFVNKGLFGNIADPKLKGRFDLQQLKNVTTIALRCTDTSADKRPNMKEVVNWLKNGVGST is encoded by the exons ATGAACTTGAAGCAATACTGTTGTTTCCTCTCAGACGAAGGGCAAAGCAAAATTCA AATTGCTAGGAAGAAGAACAATAGGGATTATCCATGGGAAATGTACACCTTGAAGGAGTTGCTTAGAGCCACAAACAACTTTCATCAAGATAATAAGATTGGAGAGGGTGGATTTGGCAGTGTATATTTTGGTCGAACAAGTAAAGGAGTTCAG ATTGCAGTGAAGCGATTGAAGACAATGACTGCGAAAGCAGAAATGGAGTTTGCAGTGGAAGTGGAAGTATTAGGAAGAGTGAGGCATAAGAATCTGTTGGGGTTGAGAGGATTCTATGCAGGAGGAGATGAAAGGTTGATTGTGTATGATTACATGCCTAATCATAGCTTGCTCACACATTTGCATGGTCCACTTGCCAAGGAATGTCAGTTAGATTGGGCGAGAAGAATGAGCATAGCAATTGGAGCTGCTGAAGGTTTATT GTATTTGCACCATGAGTCAACTCCTCACATCATACATAGAGATATAAAAGCGAGCAATGTTCTTCTGGATTCTGAATTCCAATCTAAGGTTGCTGATTTTGGTTTTGCAAAGCTGGTACCAGATGGTGTGACCCATATGACTACAAAGGTTAAAGGCACCCTAGGATATCTGGCACCAGAATATGCTATGTGGGGAAAAGTTTCTGAGAGTTGTGATGTTTACAGCTTTGGAATTTTACTGTTGGAGATCATCAGTGCGAAGAAACCCATTGAGAAATTTCCTGGAGGAGTGAAAAGGGATATTGTTCAATGGGCCACACCATTTGTCAACAAAGGTCTCTTCGGCAATATCGCAGATCCAAAACTGAAGGGGAGATTTGATTTGCAGCAGTTGAAAAATGTGACCACAATAGCTCTTAGATGCACTGATACTAGCGCAGATAAGAGGCCTAACATGAAAGAGGTCGTCAATTGGCTCAAGAATGGTGTAGGGAGCACTTAA